The Elusimicrobiota bacterium sequence GACCCGCCGTTTGGTGGACGTGGCCCACGACATCGTGGTCTACACCGAAGATTGCGGCACCATCAACGGCATTCGGATCGGCACGATCCGCTCCGGCGACGACATCATTGAACCTTTGGAAGAACGCTTGGTGGGCCGTTTCACCCTGGACAACGTGGTGAACCCAACGACGGACGAGCTCCTGGTCAAGTCCGGCGACATGATCACGGTGGCCCAGGCCAAACAAGTGGCCGCCGCCGGCATCGACCGGATCCGGATCCGCTCGGTGTTGACCTGCGAAGCGACCTACGGCGTCTGCGCCAAATGTTACGGCTTAAATTTAGCGAACGGTCGGCGGGTGGAAATGGGGGAAGCGGTGGGCGTCATCGCGGCCCAATCCATCGGCGAACCGGGAACCCAATTGACCCTTCGAACCTTCCACATCGGCGGAACGGCCAGCCGCGTGATTCAAAAATCTCAAGTGGTGGCCGAAAAAGGCGGGACGGTCAAGTTCCTGAACCTCCGCACCATTAAAAACCGGGAAGGCGTGTTGATTGCCGTTTCTCGGACCGGCGTGTTGTCGCTTCGCGAAGCCGGCGGCGCGGAAAAAGAGCACTACGACATCCCTTACGGCGCCCGGATCCGCGTGGCCGAAGGCCACAAGACCGAGGCGGGTGAAATCCTGGCCCAGTGGGACCCCTACTCGCTCCCCATCATTTCGGAATACGAAGGCACGGTGAAACTCCAAGACGTGATCGACGGAATCACCATGCACGAAGAAAAAAACCGCATCACGGGCCTGATCGAGCGCGTCATCATCGAACATCGCGCGGAACAGCTTCAGCCCCAGGTTTTGATCAACGAGGCGGGAAAACGCAAAGCCGGCTATCCCCTTCCGGTGGACACGAACATGGTGGTCCACGACGGAGACAAAGTGGAGCCGGGCGACGTTTTGGCGAAGATTCCCCAGGAAGTTTCAAAAAGCAAAGACATCACGGGGGGGCTCCCCCGGGTGGCGGAACTGTTCGAAGCCCGGAAACCGCGCAACTCCGCGGTCACCTCCGAAATCGACGGGGTGGTCAAATTGGGCCAAACGGCCCGCGGGGGAATGAAAGTCACCGTGACGAACGAAGACACGGCGCTGGCCCGCGACTACAATATTCCCCAGGGCAAACATTTGGTGGTTTACGAAGGCGACCGCGTGGGCGTGGGCGAACCTCTCACGGACGGCGCGGTGAACCCCCACGACATCCTCCGGGTGCGGGGCGCCAAAGAAGTCCAGGAATTCCTGGTGAACGAAATCCAGGAAGTCTATCGGCTTCAGGGCGTCGGCATGAACGACAAGCACATCGAAATTATTGTGCGCCAGATGCTGTCGAACGTGCAGATCACGAAGTCCGGGGATACGGATTTCCTGGCGGGCGAAACCATTTCGAAGACGCGGTTCAACCGGGAAAACAAGCGGGTCCAGGAAGCGAACGGAGAGCCGGCCGAGGCCCAGCCCATTTTGTTGGGAATCACCAAGGCGTCGCTCTCGTCGGATTCCTTTGTCTCGGCGGCTTCCTTCCAGGAAACCACCCGCGTTCTGACGGACGCCGCGGCCCTGGGCCAGTCCGACCCCCTGCGGGGTCTCAAAGAAAACGTTATCATTGGGCATCTCATCCCGACGGGTTCCGGGTTATACGACCGGGAACGCATGAAAAAACAAAAAATCCGCGCTGAAAAGGCGAGCTAGGAGAACCCCATGCCCACAACAAGCCAATTGGTGCGAAACGGCCGCGAGCCGATGGTTTATAAAACGAAAGCGCCGGCGTTGCGCTCTTCGCCCCAACGCCGAGGCGTCTGCACCCGCGTTTATACCACGACGCCGAAAAAGCCGAACTCGGCTTTGCGGAAAGTCGCGCGCGTGAAATTGTCCACCGGAATGGAAGTCAGCGCTTACATTCCTGGGGTCGGCCACAACCTTCAAGAACACTCCATCGTCCTAGTGCGGGGCGGGAAAGTGAAAGATTTGCCCGGAGTTCGCTACCACATCGTGCGCGGCCCGCTGGACGCCACCGGGGTCACGGATCGAAAGCAGGGGCGCTCTAAATACGGCGCCAAGCGGCCAAAAGCCGCGGACAAAAAATAGGCAAAAGGGATAGACGATGCCTCGTAAAGCTCTTAAACCCCGCGAAAAACGCGGAATTCCGGACCCGGATTTCAAGTTCGGATCCGTCCTCGCCGCCCGTTTCCTCGGACGGATCAACTTCATGGGGAAGAAGATCACCGCGGAAAAAATTTTTTACGGGGCCATGGAACAGATCCAAAAGAAAAGCGGTGAAGATTCCATGACGGTTTTCAACCGGGCCATCGAAAACGCGCGCCCCCTGCTGGAGGTTCGCCCTCGGCGAGTGGGCGGAGCCACCTACCAGGTGCCCAACGAAGTTCGTCCGGAACGGGGTCAGACCATCGCCTTCAAATGGATTTTGCAGGTCGCGCGGGGAAAAGCCGGAAAGCCCATGGCCACCCGGTTAGCGGAAGAAATTCTGCTTTGCGCCAAAAAAGAAGGGCCCGTCATGAAAAAGCGGGAAGATTCCCATAAGATGGCCGAAGCCAACCAAGCCTTCGCCCACTACCGCTGGTAACCATAAAATTGAAATTCAAAGACAGGGAATAATTTAAAATGCCCAGGCAATTTCCGTTAGCGAAAGTTCGCAACATCGGGATTACGGCCCATATCGACGCGGGGAAGACCACCACGACCGAGCGGGTCCTCTATTACGCGGGCCGGATCCACAAAATCGGCGAAGTCCATGACGGCAACACCACCATGGATTGGATGGAACAGGAGCGCGAGCGCGGGATCACGATCACCTCGGCCGCCACCTATTGCCGCTGGCGCGACTGCCAAATCAACATTATCGATACTCCGGGCCACATCGATTTTACGGCGGAAGTGAACCGCTCTCTCCGGGTTTTGGACGGCGCGGTGGTTCTTTTGGACGGGTCCCAAGGGGTGGAACCCCAGTCGGAAACCAATTGGCGGTTGGCGGACCAATACCATGTGCCCCGCATGATTTTCGCCAACAAGATGGACAAAGTGGGCGCGGACTTTTATGACTGCGTGAAATCCGTTCACGACAAATTGGGGGTTCAAGGCGTTCCGATCCAGCTCCCCATCGGGGCTGAAGGCTCCTTCAAAGGCATCGTGGATTTAGTGGAAATGAACGCCCATGTGTGGGACGGCGAAGAGTTGGGCGCTAAGTTCGAAATCACCGAGATCCCGGCCGACCTGAAAGAGAAGGCGGTTCAGTTCCGGGAAGGCCTGATCGAGGCCTTGGCCGACCACGACGACGTTTTTGCCGCCGCCTTTTTGGACGGGAAAGAAATTTCCAAAGAAGAGATTAAGCGCGTGCTCCGTAAAGCCACCATGACCGGAAAATTTTTCCCCATGATGTGCGGTTCGTCCTTCAAGAACAAGGGCGTGCAACCCATGCTGGACGCGGTGTGCGATTACCTGCCGTCGCCTTTGGACGTCCGGCCCACCATCGGCCACGAACCCAACAGCGAAAAAGAGCTGGTCCGGGAACCCAAAGACGACGCGCCCTTCGCCGCCTTGGCGTTCAAAATCCAAAGCGACCCCCACGTGGGCAAGGTCACTTATTTCCGCGTGTATTCCGGAATGATCAAGTCCGGGTCCTACGTGTTCAACGCCAACACGGGCAACCGGGAACGGCTGGGCCGCATTCTTCGCATGCACGCGAACAAGCGGGAAGAAATCGACGAAATTTACGCGGGCGAGATCGCCGCGGGCGTGGGATTGAAATCCGTGATCACGGGCCAAACGCTCTGCGACGAAGAAGCGCCGATCATTTTGGAGTCCATGAAGTTCCCGGAACCCGTCATCTCGGTGGCCATCGAACCGAAATCCAAGGCCGACGAAGAAAAGATGGGCATCGCCTTGAACCGGTTGGCGGAAGAAGATCCGACGTTCCGGGTTCGGACCGACACGGAAACGAACCAAACCATCATCGCGGGCATGGGCGAATTGCACCTGGATATTTTGGTGGACCGCATGAAGCGGGAATTCAACGTTCAAGCGAACGTGGGCCAGCCCCAAGTGGCCTACCGCGAAACGTTCCGCAAGAAGGTCGAATCCGAAGGAAAATATATTAAGCAAACCGGCGGACGGGGCCAATACGGACACGTTTGGCTGGAGTTGGAACCTCTACCGCCGGCCTCCGGGTTCGAGTTCGTCGACAAGATCAAGGGCGGACGCGTTCCCCGGGAATACATCCCCGCCGTGGAAAAAGGGTTGCGGGAGTCTTTGGAATCCGGGCCGCTGGCGGGCTATCCCATGGTGGATTTCCGCGCCACGCTCACGGACGGAAGTTTCCACGAGGTGGACTCCAACGAAATGGCGTTTAAGATCGCCGCGTCCTTGGCGCTCAAAGACGGCGTGCGCCGCGCGAGCCCGGTCTTGATGGAACCCATCATGCGGATCGACGTGACGACCCCGAAAGACTATCTGGGCGACGTGATGGGCGACTTGATGCGCCGCCGCGGAAAGATTGAAAGTCAGGAAAACAAAGGCAACGTGACCATCATTCACGGCCACGTTCCCCTGAAGGAAATGTTTGGATACGCCACGACGCTTCGTTCCCTTTCCCAGGGCCGGGCCAGCTACAGCATGGAGCCCAGCCACTACGAAGAAGCGCCGCGCAATATTCAAGAAGAGATCGTACAGAAGTTCCAGGGCGCAGTGGCCGCCGGCCGCTGACGAGTGGCCGGACGGTTTTGAAACGATAATCAAGGAGCACGAAAATGGCTAAACCCAAGTTTGAGCGAACCAAGCCTCACGTGAACGTGGGGACGATCGGACACGTGGACCACGGGAAGACGACGCTGACGGCGGCGATCCTTCAAGTTTTGTCGAAGACGGGGAAAGCGCAGATCAAGTCGTACCAGGACATTGCGAAGGGCGGAACGGTGCGTGACGATTCGAAGATCGTGACGATCGCGGTGTCGCACGTGGAATATGAGTCGGACAAACGGCACTACGCGCACATCGACTGCCCCGGCCACGCGGACTACATTAAGAACATGATCACGGGCGCGGCGCAGATGGACGGAGCGATTTTGGTGGTGTCGGCGGCGGACGGGCCCATGCCGCAGACGCGGGAGCACGTGCTGTTGGCGCGGCAGGTGAACGTGCCGAACCTGGTAGTGTTCCTGAACAAAGTGGATTTGGTGGACGACCGGAGCTGTTGGATTTGGTGGAGATCGAAGTGCGGGACCTGCTGAACAAGTATGAGTTCCCCGGGGACAAGATTCCCGTGATCCGCGGATCGAGCCTGAAGGCGATGCAGGGAGACACGGAGTCGGAGATCGGGGAGAAAGCGATCTTGAAGTTGGTGGCGGCGCTGGACACGGCGATCCCGGACCCGAAGCGGGAGTTGGATAAGCCGTTCCTGGTCTCTGTGGAAGACGTGTTCACGATCACGGGGCGAGGGACGGTGGCGACGGGCCGTGTGGAGCGGGGCCGGGTGAAGGTGGGGGACAACGCGGAGATCGTGGGCCTGCAGGACACGAAGAAAGCGGTGGTGACGGGAATCGAAATGTTCCGGAAGGTGATGGACGAGGCGCAGGCGGGAGACAACGTGGGGATCCTTCTGCGTGGAATTGAAAAGGACCAGGTGGAGCGGGGCCAGGTGATCTGCGCGGCGGGAAGCATCAAGCCGCACAAGAAGTTCAAGGGGCAGGTGTATATCTTGAACAAAGAGGAAGGCGGGCGACACACGCCGTTCTTCAGCGGGTACCGGCCGCAGTTCTACGTGCGGACGACGGACGTGACGGGGAATTTGAAGTTGAAGGCGGGCGTGGAGATGGTGATGCCCGGGGACAACGTGGAAGTGGAAGTGGAGTTGATCACGCCGGTGGCGTTGGAGAACGGCGTGCGGTTCGCGATCCGGGAAGGCGGCCACACCGTCGGCGCCGGCGTCGTGACGGAAATCCTGGAGTAAGGTATGGGAACCCAACACTTGAACGGGGATCTTTACGCGGGTCGTTTTCTGGTGACCCTGAGCGTGCGGGATTTAAGGACGGCGGCAGGGTTCGAATGCGCCTTCTCGGTCAATTAAAGTGACCACCGCCGCCTCCATCCCGCAACAGAAGATTCGCATCCGGCTTCGGGCCTACGACCATCGGATGTTGGACGATTCTCTGGCGAAAATTGTTGAAACCGCCCAGCGCACGGGCGCGACCTTGGCGGGGCCGGTGCTGTTGCCGACTCAGATCAAACGCTATACCGTCAACCGCTCCGTGCACACCGACAAGAAGTCTCGGGAGCAGTTCGAGATGCGCATCCACAAGCGTCTCATCGATATCCTGGAACCGACGGCCAAGACGGTGGAGGAAATGATGAAGTTGGATCTCCCGGCCGGCGTGGATGTGGAAATTAAACTTTAGCTCTTTGGAAACAAAGAGCAGGGAAAACGACAATGTCTGAAACAACGCAAGAAGCCAATACGACCGAAACAGCGCCCGCCCCCGGGCGGAAGCCGACGCCTGCGCTCAAGATGATTCTGGCCAGGAAGCTGGGGATGACCCGGGTTTTCAACCCCAAAGGGGAGATCGTTCCGGTGACGGTCCTTGAAGCGGGGCCCTGCCCCGTGGTTCAAGTAAAAACGCTAGTGCCCCACGGCTACACGGCGATTCAAGTCGGTTTTGGTTTCGCTAAAGCCAAAAATTTCGGAAAAGCGGAGGCCGGCCATTTCGCCAAAGCGGGTGTGGCGCCGACCCGCTGGTTGGAAGAGTTCCGCGTGTCTGTCATCGAAGGGTTCGAGCCCGGGATGGAAATTCGGGTGGACCAGTTCGCCGCGGGCGATGTGGTGGACGTGGCCGGCGTGAACAAAGGGAAAGGATTTGCCGGCGCCGTCAAACGGCACCGCTTCAAGGGCGGTCCCCAGACGCACGGACAGTCCGATCGCTGGCGCGCGCCGGGGTCCAGCGGCCGTGAACGAGTATGGCCCGGAAAACGGGGCCCCGGCCACATGGGGTCCGAACCCAGCACCGTCCAACGCTTGAAAGTGGTGGGCGTGGACTTGGAAAAAAATTTGATGCTCATTAAAGGCGCGGTTCCGGGGCCCATCGGGTCTCATATTCGGGTCTACAAGACCACGCGCCCAAAACGGGCGAGCAAAGGCGCCCCCGTGGTCGCCAAGAAATCGGTCAAGGCCCCAGCCAAGACCGCGCCGGCTAAAAAGTAAGAGGGACCCATGCTGACCGTAGACGTTTTGAACGCAAAAGGGGAAAAAGTGGACACGGTGAACCTGTCCGACGAGCTATTCCGAGTGAAGGCTTGTAAGACCTTGGTCCACGAAGTGGTCACGGCCTATCTCGCCAACGAGCGGCGGGGGACGCACTCCACGAAAACCCGCGGGGAAG is a genomic window containing:
- a CDS encoding 30S ribosomal protein S12, yielding MPTTSQLVRNGREPMVYKTKAPALRSSPQRRGVCTRVYTTTPKKPNSALRKVARVKLSTGMEVSAYIPGVGHNLQEHSIVLVRGGKVKDLPGVRYHIVRGPLDATGVTDRKQGRSKYGAKRPKAADKK
- the rpsG gene encoding 30S ribosomal protein S7, translated to MPRKALKPREKRGIPDPDFKFGSVLAARFLGRINFMGKKITAEKIFYGAMEQIQKKSGEDSMTVFNRAIENARPLLEVRPRRVGGATYQVPNEVRPERGQTIAFKWILQVARGKAGKPMATRLAEEILLCAKKEGPVMKKREDSHKMAEANQAFAHYRW
- the fusA gene encoding elongation factor G; amino-acid sequence: MPRQFPLAKVRNIGITAHIDAGKTTTTERVLYYAGRIHKIGEVHDGNTTMDWMEQERERGITITSAATYCRWRDCQINIIDTPGHIDFTAEVNRSLRVLDGAVVLLDGSQGVEPQSETNWRLADQYHVPRMIFANKMDKVGADFYDCVKSVHDKLGVQGVPIQLPIGAEGSFKGIVDLVEMNAHVWDGEELGAKFEITEIPADLKEKAVQFREGLIEALADHDDVFAAAFLDGKEISKEEIKRVLRKATMTGKFFPMMCGSSFKNKGVQPMLDAVCDYLPSPLDVRPTIGHEPNSEKELVREPKDDAPFAALAFKIQSDPHVGKVTYFRVYSGMIKSGSYVFNANTGNRERLGRILRMHANKREEIDEIYAGEIAAGVGLKSVITGQTLCDEEAPIILESMKFPEPVISVAIEPKSKADEEKMGIALNRLAEEDPTFRVRTDTETNQTIIAGMGELHLDILVDRMKREFNVQANVGQPQVAYRETFRKKVESEGKYIKQTGGRGQYGHVWLELEPLPPASGFEFVDKIKGGRVPREYIPAVEKGLRESLESGPLAGYPMVDFRATLTDGSFHEVDSNEMAFKIAASLALKDGVRRASPVLMEPIMRIDVTTPKDYLGDVMGDLMRRRGKIESQENKGNVTIIHGHVPLKEMFGYATTLRSLSQGRASYSMEPSHYEEAPRNIQEEIVQKFQGAVAAGR
- the rpsJ gene encoding 30S ribosomal protein S10; translated protein: MTTAASIPQQKIRIRLRAYDHRMLDDSLAKIVETAQRTGATLAGPVLLPTQIKRYTVNRSVHTDKKSREQFEMRIHKRLIDILEPTAKTVEEMMKLDLPAGVDVEIKL
- the rplC gene encoding 50S ribosomal protein L3, whose translation is MSETTQEANTTETAPAPGRKPTPALKMILARKLGMTRVFNPKGEIVPVTVLEAGPCPVVQVKTLVPHGYTAIQVGFGFAKAKNFGKAEAGHFAKAGVAPTRWLEEFRVSVIEGFEPGMEIRVDQFAAGDVVDVAGVNKGKGFAGAVKRHRFKGGPQTHGQSDRWRAPGSSGRERVWPGKRGPGHMGSEPSTVQRLKVVGVDLEKNLMLIKGAVPGPIGSHIRVYKTTRPKRASKGAPVVAKKSVKAPAKTAPAKK